atttacaaaaataaaaaaaaaaaaatcagctacatttttaaaaatcaatttcaatacAAGACTGCTTGTGTCTATTTCATAAAAAcactggcatttttttttttattgttattggaTGCACATATAAGGCATTTAACATGTACATGGCAAGAAATGAGACACTCAAGACAATTCACTTGAGAGTAGCACTTAAACAGACTTAAATGGATCAATTATAATCATCAGCGATCTCACCTAGTGAGCAACTGCCCTCAGAAACCACCAGTACGGATGTCAAGTATGCCATCTCCGAGATGTAGCACAATCGTTTTAGTGCCATCACTAAATATCTGTCCTTTGTAAGGACATTTAAGTGCATTTACCCTGCTTTGAGATGAGCAGGGTTCATGGAAGCCTACACAGGCCAGTTCAACACAAAGCTCGTTAGCTGTGGGGGGCGGAGCCAATCAATCACTGAAGGATGATTCGCTGCCTGAGCTGTCATCATCTTGATCTTCCAACCCTTTTTTGGCACCATCTGGAACAGGTGCGTCAGGGGTACTAAAGgatacaaaaaaaagaaatctgttAGCCACAAAATAAACAGCTCATAACCATACAAATAGTGACagaatcaactttttttttttactgtcatcAACACTTACTCAAGCAAACTGGGGTCCAAACCCTCCATTACCATCTTATTTTTAATGGCCATGACTGGAACACCCTGTGAACATGCAGAGCAAAATTTGGGCATTTGCATTcacatttttcatcattttagcCATAACTAGGGAATAGGTTTGTTAATGATGATTTATGATTTCATTTACCACTTGCACCATTTTCAGGTATCTGGCATATCGCGGGTCCTTGGCTACAGTCATTATATTTTCCGCTGGGACCTCTGCTTTTGGCTCCTGAGGGGCCACTTGTGTTTGCTGGGATGCCTAAATGAAAAAGGGCAAAAAAAACTGACTGAAGGACTTCCTATGAGTGCAATTATGGTTATAACAACATCAGAATGCAGTGGGATAAATGGGTTAAGAGATATGTAAGAATAACTGTTACCTCAACAGGGGGAACTGTGGCACGACTGCCATCCACTGCAGGGCCGTTTGTCTCTGCAGACGTTTGTCTCACTCCATCCACTGTCACTTCTTCCAAACCAGGAATAGAGGCTAACTGCAAATTTATAAACCATAGTTTTAtgaaatcaacttagataagcTTAAAATGGAGGGTATTCGTGAAGTCATGCATGTTCTGACTTCCTTGAGTTAGAGGTTTTGAATCTTTTAAATGCCACagacccccaaatatgatcatTCTAGTGTGAGAGACCCCTTTCCTGAAATTTAAAAGGCATCTATATAGTTTCTTGTATAAAGACTCAATTTacactgtgaaaaaataatattataaatggaTCTAAAATATTtggaattttatttattgagtatttactagtttatttttatttaaattgattatttatttgctCAGTTGTTCtaaactaatatttatttatttgaatctaatttgattatttatcgtagtcttatttttgtattttttattaattaaattataaattaattaatttaaaatctaatttttatttatttttaatctaaagtttgtgtatttatttatttatttttaattgatattttattatttattatttcaatcttattctaattttctttttattcgTTGATTTACCTTTGCTTCCAAAATGCTTAGTGTGGTTTCAATCTGCTGGATTCGTAGTGATACGGTTCCTAGtttctgtataaaaaaaaaaataataaaaaaaatccatcaggTCATTGACATTTTCAGGAAATGTATAAGTTGAGTTACAGAGGGGGATGATGTGCTGACAGGTGAACATACCTCCTCACAAACTGTGGAAAACCGGTTCAGGAACCTGACGGTGTGGACTATGAACTGGTTGAGGAAAGCTACGATTTTTCTCTGTTGAATGGCCGGAACCTTAAAAGATAAAGTATAAACTGTTACGGATCAGATGATTTGTGCAGAGACATAGATGTGAAAAAGACTGCATAGGTGACAGACGATCATGTGAGCAGCAGCTGATGTAAAACAAAACTCACCTTTGTAAGATCTATTCCTGATCCCACAATGGGTAATCCGTCGTCATCCATTTCAACAACTCGGTTGCGTTTTAATTGTCACAGACACAGATTTTTACGCTTTAATTTTCTCAAACGAGTTGGCACTGCGCAACAAATGCATCGTTGTGAAAATAACTCCTCACGTGACTTCAGTACTAACTGCAGCACTTCCGCGTTCTGAACATAATAAAAGCTCTCAAACccttaaaacataataaaataacaatgaaaTATTGCTGTGTGTTACAAATAAACTAGAGTAATTCatttcaaatattatatattttgaatacaATTCTTTCCCCTccatatttacactgtttatTTGCTTGTAACTCAATAAAGGTCCTCAACACTTCCACGTTATCACAATAAAAGTCCGCTCACAACAAAAAAGTCGATTTTAAAAGATTTAACATGAGAATATGTtgagttttatttaattattgtgattatttataaataattactaagatttaaacattgtcaatcatattcacacacacacacacacacacacaggccttTAAGTATCTTTAGCAGGCTATGTATGAGATGACATGGGTTTAGATTTCAGATAGCAGAGCTGTTTGTGTACCAAGTACAAACAACTAAAATCTCATGGGTTTGATTTTTGCTACATAGTAGATCCTCTATAGACCAAGAAAAGGACATCAACACCAGCAGAGGACGTACACCACACTGTTACTACAAGAAGggggggaagaaaaaaaatgcagattttacaaatttgaaaaattactttaattttGAGTCACACAACACATTTCAACACTTATTGGCATCCAACAGACTAATACATCACCAAAACAAAGACATCTTTTGTTGTCAAATGAAAGGAAGAGGAAAGCACCTATAGTGCaaaatttaaaaagataaaataagcGGTCGTGGACACATTTAGGGATTTCACGAACATGACTGAAGGTGTATCTGAAGTGTTGCTCAGTCATCAAGTGCGAAGTCAAAGGGCTCAAAGTCAGAGCGCACTTGTTTGGCCtgatcctcctcctcttcctttgTACATTTACACTCTTTCCAGTCAGCACGCATGGGGATGTTCAACACCACCTCGCTCGCTAACACCTCCCTATggcagcacacacacaaaaaggatGTACAAGTGGTTATGCTGAAGCATGTTTTTACAATCAGGTCATACAAGTACTAATGTTTATAACTAGTGTATCACTGCCCCCTATTGATGAACTGTGCCAGCGTAACAATTACCTGCCAAACTGCAAAGGGAAATTTTTCTTGATGCGATAAAACAGCTTCTCGCCCGTATCCAGCTCCACATAGAAGTAAGGTGTTCCTGGAGGAGCAATCTGCAATGCGGGATATTATTGTTAATCACAGTTCATCATTACACAAAACATTTAATCATGGCCTCATCATGACTTGCTCACCCATTCCCTTTATAGATATTATTGTATagttcactatatatatatatatttttgcttgTTTGCTTGTTAGACTACAAGAAAAAACTAAAGAGTGTAGTTGGATATGCCAATAAGTAAATAAGATtcatgtaataataaaaaagggtttatataatcattaataataacattaatagattctattaacaatatatacaatttaaaataaaataattccatAAAtttagtaataacagtaaatataatttaaataaacttttgtaataataataaaataataaatgattgtATTAAAAGTATATgcgatttaaaaataaatacataaattgtgtaataaatgtaaataaagtaataagAGATTATATTatcattgtattttatatttattatatacacacactatattatatattttatttaatattacatataacagtatacaatttacatgattaaattaacaatatattataatttaaaataaataaataattatacaatGTAATGATGATAAAGCAATAAGTTACTACATTAatagtatatataaaatttaaaaattataatgaaataataaagtattaaattattatattaaaagtatattgaatgtataattaataaatacatatacatacatgaACAGGAAGTCCCAGTAAAATTACACACAAAACCACAGCTCTGACTAACTCTGAAGTGCTCAGTCTGAAGGAGACACAGATGGTTTGTACCTGTTTGAGGTCTGTATGAGCTGGAATCTCCATCAGTTCCATCTGCTGCTCTTCAGCTTGTGTCATGAACGCCTCCTTGATGTCTTCTGTACTGCACTTCTCCATGGGCACCGGCACAACCTGAGGATGATGAAGAAGAGAAGTTTCCATCCGTCAAATCCATTATGCACCACTTTCTCATAAGCAGGACTTTAGGAAATCATGTATTTGGCCATCATTGGGAACATGTCCCTCAGAAATGGTTACTCGTCAGCGCAGACAGAATGTCTATCCACTCAGACTTAAACTGATGAAATTATGTTGGAGTCTGTGATTGGTGGAGGGTGGGGCGACTCTCACACTCTCCACACTGCTATATAGTTCATCTATCAGACTTTCTTTTTCATATATGTGGTGCTGTTTAGACTGACCTGGGTTCTGTACAAGTCAGTCTGTTCAGGCAGACACCACAATCTCATTATGAATGACACAATATTTGTATGGACCTGCAGTTGAAGGTGCTGGCTGCGGTAGTTCCTCTCAAACAAGACGCACCGTTGGCCTCTGCTTTTACAGAACTTCTTGACGGCGATCTTGTATTTCTCCATCTCTTCAACCACCTCCGATGCCAAATCCACCACTGACTGGTAATGTCCGATGGGCAGCAGGAGAACATGGTCAGGAGTAAGACCACCCTTAGCGAGAGCCATGTAACACTGGAAACAGAATACTGACATTAGATCAACATGAAAAagcaaaaggaaaaaaactTTGTAATTTATCAGTTGATACATTTATGTAAGCTTTCTGAAGTGACATTGGGCTGCTGAATACATATTTTGTGGACTAACGTGTGTTCCAATGCTTATGACCAAGTGCTTCTCGACTTCTGGACTCGCAAGGCAGAACCAACAGGATCCAGTGGGCAGTGCTGCTCAGAGAGTAGAAATCAAGGTCTGTGTCAAGAGCAGCATgcaaaattaaattcaaatacTCCAACATCTTGAAGTAAGTTCTGCTCAGTAAATGAGGTCATTAAATTAGTCCAGTTTGATCCATTAGATTGGAGTGCTGGTGAAGGGACTCACGGGGTCTTCTTGGCTGTTTGGGCTGATTGGGTCTGTCCCCATCCAACTGTCTCTTCCTGCCGTGTTGACGTTGCTGGTAATGTGGTTTCTTCTCCCCCAGATCGAAAAAGAACTGGGATGCTGGTTCCTCCTGATCAAAAAGGAGAATTACAAATTATCTTTTCGTCAAGATAATGTACTACACTACACTAAATTGATCATTTTATCcagcaaggattcattaaattaatcaaaagtgacagtaaagacacttagcaaagaatcctgaaaaaaaaaaaaaaaaaaaaaaaaagtaacccagtttccacaaaatattgaACAGCACAActatttaacattgataataataataataataataataataataataataatgagaagaagaagaagaagaaatgtttcttgagcagcaaatcatcatatcagaatgattactgaaggatcatgtgacactgaagactggagtaatgatgctgaaaattcagcttttcatcacaggaataatttacattttaaaatatattaaaacaggaaacttattttaaatagtaatatttcacaatattacagtttttactggaTTTTTTATACTGAAGCATAAGGCTCTAttgaaaaaatcttactgaccccaaacttgatGAGCAATAATACAATCTAACACCAACACtaattgtatttgtattttgttaacgtaaaactgtacacacacacacacctctgcgTCGGGTAGCggtctttctttcttcccaTCTTTCGTAGGTTTCCTGTAGGGATTTTCTGTAACATCCTGAGGTTGTTTTACTAACTCTGTGGGGTCCATGGTTTTCATCGGGACAATGTTGAATGCATACAAGTACTTAGAGAAAAGATAAAATGTACAGTTAAAGGGACGGgtaaaccaaaaatgaaaaatctttcatcattcactcaccctcaaattgttccaaacctgtatgaatttctttcttctgctgatcaCAAAAAAgaagtcaactgtttggttactgacattcttcaaaatatcttcttttgtgttcagcagaagagagaaattcatacaggtatGGAACAACCTTTAAACTAATAATCTTCATTTGCCACAGGTCTTCATTAAAAATTAAGTATCTTGTAGGGATGCAGGgatattaaaattgttttcatattaaGGCTAGCTTTAAAATTGAATACTACTttgactaaaataataataatacaaaaaactaaaaaataaaatcaattgtttaaatgctacaagtgaattcaGGCACAGTAacagtattgttattgttaaccaaacctaataaaaatcattttcattgatTGAAACAACGGCTGAAGTAagataaaatatacacacagtattagatgaaaaactttgaaaattagaaatgttgccttggttaTTAATTGAAATACAGTAAGctgaagtacaaaaaaaaaaaaaaaaaaaaaaaaagtaatattaaataaaaatatattaaaaaaaaacctaataaaaatgccaaagcacaacaaaatctaaaataaagctagttcaaaatattaataaatactataattgtatataattaTTACTGATAAAATGATACtgactttaaaggtgcaatatgtaaaattttctgtccgctagaggcctattcaaaacaaaggcgtagcttgatgacgcaatgtttgagtgcggaatcttgggacatgtgttcttcacctcacagccagtggaaaataatcgggataggactcggaaagaaatcatgttcatggatgcaattattaacattactgtagtataaagccgagcaggaccgagtgttgtgggagctgaacgaggccgctggagcgattgcgcaacacatgccgcgagcagcagaacttttattatgccacagtcaccagcgctgcttccgcttttctggtcatgagtatgaggtaacacagctctgtttatcatattagatacatttgagtgtgttgaaaattatgttataacgttactctgtgagttcgctcggtggctgctgtgagacacttgtttgagacacactgcagtaagctagatcgattttagaatatcatattaaatgccgAATGGCTTGTGtagataaatggcatgcaattaattttaaaacgtattgtatgatggagaaaattctgtattactgttactaaaaatgaagctgcatctgattgttatgttagctacttgacaaaatagtgtttttctctgaggcatggtaaagcatggtactcccaaaaaaaaaaaaaaaagctatataacaatatttctgtcaataaatatatcaaaacagttgttcccttgtctaataaaacatgtaatatattaaagcgtatttggtgtttccatggtttctacaaaataaaaccagaaaccgaggATAACACGGGTATGACGCAACTGAGAgacgactcctcacacgtcccggagccttggttaaaattgcaattttctcaagatttacaaatagttggaaacatttgggatattgtaagtactcaactgaacaaaatatataacactggcctagtggtttttgtatattttactgcaaaattcttacatattgcacctttaagtcagtgttagatgatggcaaaaggtaatctaaatataatatattaatgtgtCATAATcagttataaaaatgttttatacacacaaaacaaatacaaaaaaaaaaaaaaaaaaaaaaaaaaaaaaaaaaacctcacttTCTTTTTGGCAGGATTGTTGACTGTTGCCAGGGCGATGAATCTACTGACATGCTGAGCATTCTCTTGAAGGACCACATGATTCCTGCAAAATTTATACACATTTTGTAAAACAAACAGCATCTGAAAAAAGCAAAACTTAACCTGATGCTGTAATATAGCACACCTGTAGGGCAGCCTCTCATAATGGACCCCTTCCAGTCCTGCAAAATGGTAGCGGGGCTTCAGCTTGTCAGCGAGATTTGCGATGGCCGAAACCCCACAAAACTTTGTATCAATTTCCTGCAAAAGGGCAAG
The Ctenopharyngodon idella isolate HZGC_01 chromosome 4, HZGC01, whole genome shotgun sequence genome window above contains:
- the washc3 gene encoding WASH complex subunit 3 gives rise to the protein MDDDGLPIVGSGIDLTKVPAIQQRKIVAFLNQFIVHTVRFLNRFSTVCEEKLGTVSLRIQQIETTLSILEAKLASIPGLEEVTVDGVRQTSAETNGPAVDGSRATVPPVEASQQTQVAPQEPKAEVPAENIMTVAKDPRYARYLKMVQVGVPVMAIKNKMVMEGLDPSLLDTPDAPVPDGAKKGLEDQDDDSSGSESSFSD
- the cwf19l1 gene encoding LOW QUALITY PROTEIN: CWF19-like protein 1 (The sequence of the model RefSeq protein was modified relative to this genomic sequence to represent the inferred CDS: deleted 1 base in 1 codon) codes for the protein MEDKPLRVLACGDVEGRINALFNRVNAIQKKSGQFDLLLCVGDFFGTSPEAESEWEAYKSGAKKAPIHTYILGAASQETVKYFPNSDGCELAENITCLGRRGIFTGASGLQIAYVSGREAQQEPAPSHCFTPKDISALVAPLLSNSKFRGVDILLSSQWPRGVWQYGNSPEIDTKFCGVSAIANLADKLKPRYHFAGLEGVHYERLPYRNHVVLQENAQHVSRFIALATVNNPAKKKYLYAFNIVPMKTMDPTELVKQPQDVTENPYRKPTKDGKKERPLPDAEEEPASQFFFDLGEKKPHYQQRQHGRKRQLDGDRPNQPKQPRRPPLPTGSCWFCLASPEVEKHLVISIGTHCYMALAKGGLTPDHVLLLPIGHYQSVVDLASEVVEEMEKYKIAVKKFCKSRGQRCVLFERNYRSQHLQLQVVPVPMEKCSTEDIKEAFMTQAEEQQMELMEIPAHTDLKQIAPPGTPYFYVELDTGEKLFYRIKKNFPLQFGREVLASEVVLNIPMRADWKECKCTKEEEEDQAKQVRSDFEPFDFALDD